One stretch of Actinacidiphila sp. DG2A-62 DNA includes these proteins:
- a CDS encoding PadR family transcriptional regulator, translated as MAQRARLSNPLALAVMVFLGERPMHPYEIARLLRQRGKEHVIKINYGSLYTVVQNLEKRGFVEVTGVQREGNRPERTLYGLTEAGRVEMHDWLADLVAVPAREYPAFDTALSLIGALHPDEVADLLAERVHALEVHAAALRGILGRLDADLPRLFVIETEYQLHMIDAQAQWVRGLLTAMADGALPGVAQWRTFHETGEVPEEWTDIEERMAEQE; from the coding sequence ATGGCCCAGCGGGCACGGCTGTCCAATCCGCTGGCCCTGGCGGTCATGGTGTTCCTCGGCGAACGCCCGATGCACCCGTACGAGATCGCCCGGCTGCTGCGGCAGCGCGGCAAGGAACACGTCATCAAGATCAACTACGGCTCGCTCTACACCGTGGTGCAGAACCTGGAGAAGCGCGGCTTCGTCGAGGTGACCGGCGTGCAACGCGAGGGCAACCGGCCCGAGCGCACCCTCTACGGCCTCACCGAGGCCGGCCGGGTCGAGATGCACGACTGGCTGGCCGACCTGGTGGCCGTGCCCGCCCGGGAGTACCCCGCCTTCGACACCGCGCTCTCGCTGATCGGCGCGCTGCACCCGGACGAGGTGGCCGATCTGCTCGCCGAGCGGGTGCACGCCCTGGAGGTGCACGCCGCCGCGCTGCGCGGCATCCTCGGCCGGCTCGACGCGGACCTGCCCCGGCTGTTCGTGATCGAGACCGAGTACCAGCTGCACATGATCGACGCCCAGGCGCAGTGGGTGCGCGGGCTGCTCACGGCGATGGCCGACGGCGCCCTGCCGGGCGTGGCACAGTGGCGGACCTTCCACGAGACCGGCGAGGTGCCGGAGGAGTGGACCGATATCGAGGAGCGCATGGCAGAGCAGGAATGA
- a CDS encoding ABC transporter permease has translation MTQRQLVAIFRQPVFVVITLVQPVIWLFLFGQLFKKVVELPGFGAQSYLDYLVPGVVVMSAVSSNMWAGMGTLEEIERGTLNRFLITPVSRAALMNANVVQQAFSTTVQSAVIVLLGKLGGAHYPGGIGGVLLLVLLSILLGTVFGALSNALGMLVRQRESIIGVNTFLLLPLTFLSSAFMAPGLMPSWMRHIADFNPVNWALVAGRSAMSANPDPGVVLGRGGALLALAAAAVWLSTRTFRSYQKSV, from the coding sequence ATGACGCAGCGTCAGCTGGTGGCGATCTTCCGCCAGCCGGTTTTCGTCGTGATCACCCTGGTGCAGCCGGTCATCTGGCTGTTCCTGTTCGGCCAGTTGTTCAAGAAGGTGGTCGAACTCCCGGGCTTCGGCGCCCAGTCGTACCTGGACTATTTGGTGCCCGGCGTGGTGGTGATGAGCGCGGTGTCCTCCAACATGTGGGCCGGCATGGGCACGTTGGAGGAGATCGAGCGCGGCACCCTGAACCGCTTCCTGATCACGCCGGTCAGCCGCGCGGCGCTGATGAACGCCAACGTGGTGCAGCAGGCGTTCAGCACCACCGTGCAGTCCGCGGTGATCGTGCTGCTCGGCAAGCTCGGCGGCGCGCACTACCCGGGCGGCATCGGCGGCGTGCTGCTGCTGGTGCTGCTGTCGATCCTGCTCGGCACGGTCTTCGGCGCGCTGTCCAACGCGCTGGGCATGCTGGTCAGGCAGCGCGAGAGCATCATCGGTGTCAACACCTTCCTGCTGCTGCCGCTGACCTTCCTGTCCTCCGCGTTCATGGCGCCCGGCCTGATGCCCTCCTGGATGCGGCACATCGCCGACTTCAACCCGGTCAACTGGGCGCTGGTCGCCGGGCGTTCGGCGATGTCCGCGAACCCCGACCCGGGCGTGGTGCTGGGCCGCGGCGGCGCGCTGCTGGCGCTGGCGGCAGCGGCGGTGTGGCTGTCCACCCGAACCTTCCGCTCGTACCAGAAGTCGGTGTGA
- a CDS encoding ATP-binding cassette domain-containing protein has protein sequence MTTHPPAVEASDLTKSYPGGVTALDGMSVTVAAGTVFGLLGPNGAGKSTTVKILTTLARPDSGAASVAGHDVLRHPDRVRRAIGVVAQKSGADPVATGRENLLLQGRLYGLRGADLARRVDGLLERFDLADAGGRLVRTYSGGMQRRLDVALGLVHRPLVLFLDEPTTGLDPEARTAMWDEIDRLAGDEGLTILLTTHYLEEADRLAERIAIVDRGRVVAEGTPDELKGELRGDAVHVELRETPGAVDAQLLRAALDAFAGVREAVVDGRRLSARADDGPAAVPQVLAVLEREGAQVASVTVARPSLDDVYLRYAGRRFADADGAAGAAPLPAGAAGGAR, from the coding sequence ATGACCACCCACCCGCCCGCCGTCGAGGCGAGCGACCTCACCAAGAGCTATCCCGGCGGCGTGACCGCCCTGGACGGGATGTCCGTCACCGTCGCCGCCGGCACCGTCTTCGGGCTGCTCGGCCCCAACGGCGCCGGCAAGTCCACCACCGTCAAGATCCTCACCACCCTGGCCCGCCCCGACTCCGGCGCCGCCTCGGTCGCCGGGCACGACGTGCTGCGCCACCCGGACCGGGTGCGCCGCGCGATCGGCGTGGTGGCCCAGAAGTCGGGCGCCGACCCGGTGGCCACCGGCCGCGAGAACCTGCTGCTCCAGGGCCGCCTGTACGGGCTGCGCGGCGCGGACCTGGCCCGCCGCGTCGACGGGCTGCTGGAGCGCTTCGACCTCGCGGACGCAGGCGGCCGGCTGGTCAGGACGTACTCCGGCGGCATGCAGCGCCGCCTGGACGTGGCGCTCGGGCTGGTGCACCGGCCCCTGGTGCTCTTCCTGGACGAGCCGACGACCGGCCTGGACCCGGAGGCGCGCACGGCGATGTGGGACGAGATCGACCGGCTGGCCGGCGACGAGGGCCTGACCATCCTGCTCACCACGCACTACCTGGAGGAGGCCGACCGCCTCGCCGAGCGCATCGCGATCGTGGACCGCGGCCGGGTCGTCGCCGAGGGCACGCCGGACGAGCTGAAGGGCGAACTGCGCGGCGACGCCGTCCACGTGGAGCTGCGCGAGACGCCCGGCGCGGTCGACGCGCAGCTGCTGCGAGCCGCCCTGGACGCCTTCGCCGGCGTGCGCGAGGCGGTGGTCGACGGCCGCAGGCTCAGCGCCCGCGCCGACGACGGGCCCGCCGCCGTACCGCAGGTGCTGGCCGTGCTGGAGCGCGAGGGGGCGCAGGTCGCGTCCGTGACCGTGGCCCGGCCCTCGCTGGACGACGTCTACCTCCGCTACGCCGGGCGCCGGTTCGCCGACGCCGACGGCGCCGCGGGCGCCGCCCCCCTCCCCGCGGGCGCCGCCGGAGGTGCGCGATGA
- a CDS encoding cellulase family glycosylhydrolase, whose product MPRAAFGAAVAAALLALIALVVGQSSATAAGNSAPTAAKPALAPAAAAAAAAAGTGYWHTSGRDILDSNNQPVRIAGINWFGFETSNEVVHGLWSRDYKSMIDQMKQLGYNTIRLPYSDDIFKPGATANSITFYGMNQDLQGLSPLQIMDKIVDYAGSVGLRVILDRHRPDSSGQSALWYTSSVPESTWITNLKALAARYQGNTAVVGIDLHNEPHDPACWGCGDTSTDWRLAAERAGNAVLGVNPNLLIFVEGIQTFNGTSGWWGGNLMGVAQYPVQLSVANRVVYSAHDYATSVAQQTWFTDPSFPANMPGVWDKYWGYIFKQNLAPVWVGEFGTTLQSTTDQQWLKALVSYMLPTSTNGGDSFSWTFWSWNPDSGDTGGILKDDWQSVDTVKDGYLTSIKAPTFGGTGSTGGTSSGTSSGTSSGTSSGTSSGTSSGTSSGTSSGTSSGTTTGTSTGTSAGTSTGTTSGTTTGGTGNAGCTAVLHIDNQWSAGFTATVTVTAGSAPVNGWKVAWTWPGSQQETSAWNATVQQTGASVTATNLSYNGALAAAGSTSFGFQGTASGAFTAPALTCTAS is encoded by the coding sequence ATGCCGCGCGCCGCGTTCGGCGCCGCGGTCGCGGCAGCCCTGCTGGCGCTGATCGCGCTCGTCGTGGGCCAGTCGTCCGCGACGGCGGCGGGCAACTCCGCCCCGACCGCCGCGAAGCCGGCCCTCGCGCCGGCCGCCGCAGCGGCGGCAGCCGCCGCGGGCACCGGCTACTGGCACACCAGCGGGCGGGACATCCTGGACTCCAACAACCAGCCGGTGCGCATCGCGGGCATCAACTGGTTCGGCTTCGAGACCTCGAACGAGGTCGTGCACGGCCTCTGGTCGCGTGACTACAAGAGCATGATCGACCAGATGAAGCAGCTCGGGTACAACACGATCCGACTGCCGTACAGCGACGACATCTTCAAGCCCGGCGCCACGGCCAACAGCATCACCTTCTACGGCATGAACCAGGATCTGCAGGGTCTCAGCCCGCTCCAGATCATGGACAAGATCGTCGACTACGCGGGGTCGGTCGGCCTGCGGGTCATCCTGGACCGGCACCGCCCGGACTCCAGCGGCCAGTCGGCGCTGTGGTACACCAGCAGCGTCCCGGAGTCGACCTGGATCACCAATCTCAAGGCGCTGGCCGCCCGTTACCAGGGGAACACCGCGGTCGTCGGCATCGACCTGCACAACGAGCCGCACGACCCGGCCTGCTGGGGCTGCGGCGACACCTCCACCGACTGGCGGCTGGCCGCCGAGCGGGCCGGCAACGCGGTCCTCGGCGTCAACCCCAACCTGCTGATCTTCGTCGAGGGCATCCAGACCTTCAACGGCACGTCCGGCTGGTGGGGCGGCAACCTGATGGGCGTCGCGCAGTACCCGGTGCAGCTCAGCGTGGCCAACCGGGTCGTGTACTCCGCGCACGACTACGCGACCTCGGTCGCCCAGCAGACCTGGTTCACCGACCCGTCGTTCCCGGCCAACATGCCGGGCGTGTGGGACAAGTACTGGGGCTACATCTTCAAGCAGAACCTCGCGCCGGTGTGGGTCGGCGAGTTCGGCACCACCCTGCAGTCCACGACCGACCAGCAGTGGCTGAAGGCCCTGGTCTCGTACATGCTGCCGACCTCGACCAACGGCGGGGACAGCTTCAGCTGGACGTTCTGGTCCTGGAACCCCGACTCCGGTGACACCGGCGGCATCCTCAAGGACGACTGGCAGAGCGTCGACACGGTCAAGGACGGGTACCTGACCTCGATCAAGGCGCCGACCTTCGGCGGCACGGGCTCGACGGGCGGCACCTCCTCCGGCACGTCGTCGGGCACGTCCTCCGGCACGTCCTCCGGCACGTCCAGCGGCACGTCCTCCGGCACCTCGTCGGGCACGTCCTCCGGTACGTCCAGCGGCACGACGACGGGCACCTCCACCGGCACCTCCGCCGGAACGTCGACCGGCACCACTTCCGGTACGACCACCGGCGGCACGGGCAACGCGGGCTGCACCGCGGTCCTGCACATCGACAACCAGTGGTCCGCCGGCTTCACCGCCACCGTGACGGTCACCGCGGGCAGCGCCCCGGTCAACGGCTGGAAGGTCGCCTGGACCTGGCCCGGCAGCCAGCAGGAGACCAGCGCCTGGAACGCCACCGTCCAGCAGACCGGCGCCTCGGTCACCGCGACCAACCTCAGCTACAACGGCGCACTCGCCGCGGCCGGTTCCACCAGCTTCGGTTTCCAGGGCACGGCCAGCGGCGCCTTCACCGCACCGGCCCTCACCTGCACCGCCTCCTGA
- a CDS encoding siderophore-interacting protein: protein MAERPERGAPRRTPRAKSAHVVRAERLTPHMIRVVFELAADAELEVGACTDHYVKLLFAPGGGALEDAYRQRYTAPLDIEAIRRDLPREQWPTTRTYTVRAWDPAAREMTVDFVHHGDQGLAGPWAARVEPGDSLWFMGPGGGYAPDPAADWHLLAGDESALPAVAAAVERLPAGATAKVFVEVEGPAEEQKLVTAGDAEIVWLHRGSRPVGEALVEAVTALDFPPGDVHAFVHGEATFVKELRRHLRLDRGVPRERLSISGYWRIGKDEDGWQSSKREWNAQVEAEQEGAA, encoded by the coding sequence ATGGCGGAACGACCCGAGCGCGGAGCGCCGCGCAGGACGCCGAGGGCGAAGTCCGCGCACGTGGTGCGGGCCGAGCGGCTGACGCCGCACATGATCCGGGTGGTGTTCGAGCTGGCGGCGGACGCCGAGCTGGAGGTGGGCGCGTGCACCGACCACTACGTGAAGCTGCTGTTCGCGCCCGGCGGCGGCGCGCTGGAGGACGCCTACCGGCAGCGGTACACCGCGCCGTTGGACATCGAGGCGATCCGCCGCGACCTGCCGCGCGAGCAGTGGCCGACGACCCGCACGTACACCGTGCGGGCCTGGGACCCGGCGGCGCGCGAGATGACGGTCGACTTCGTGCACCACGGCGACCAGGGGCTGGCCGGGCCGTGGGCGGCGCGGGTGGAGCCGGGCGACAGCCTGTGGTTCATGGGCCCGGGCGGCGGGTACGCGCCCGATCCGGCGGCCGACTGGCACCTGCTGGCCGGTGACGAGAGCGCGCTGCCGGCCGTGGCCGCGGCGGTGGAGCGACTGCCGGCCGGGGCGACGGCGAAGGTGTTCGTGGAGGTCGAGGGGCCGGCCGAGGAGCAGAAGCTGGTCACCGCGGGCGACGCCGAGATCGTCTGGCTGCACCGCGGCTCGCGCCCGGTGGGCGAGGCCCTGGTGGAGGCGGTCACCGCGCTGGACTTCCCGCCGGGCGACGTGCACGCCTTCGTGCACGGCGAGGCGACTTTCGTCAAGGAGCTGCGCCGGCACCTGCGGCTGGACCGCGGGGTCCCGCGCGAGCGGCTGTCGATCTCCGGTTACTGGCGGATCGGCAAGGACGAAGACGGCTGGCAGTCCTCCAAGCGGGAGTGGAACGCGCAGGTCGAGGCCGAGCAGGAGGGCGCTGCCTGA